The Edaphobacter acidisoli genome contains the following window.
CATCATCGGTCTTTCGCTTGCGCTCGAGCTGCACCATCGCGGAGCGCGCATCACCGTTCTCGAACAAGCCATGCCACTCGGCGAAGCCTCCACCGCAGCCGCAGGAATGCTCGCCGCAGCCGACCCCGACAACCCGCCCGCGCTGCGCCCTCTCTCTGACCTAAGCATCTCGCTATACCCCTCGTATCTAACCCGTCTGCGCGATCTCTCCGGCCTCGAAGTGCCACTTCATACCAGCCGCGCGCTCCAGGCGCTGCCCGAGCACATGGCAGAGACGAGCGCAGTGCTCAGCGCCGACGCTCTCCGCCAAATCCTCCCCCAACTCACTCCCGGCAACCGTCGCTTCGTCCTGCTCGACGAGCACAGCCTCGATCCGCGCCAGCTGGCCACGGCACTTCTGGCCGCCGTCCGGGCGACCACAATCGAACTACGCACTCAGACGAAGTTCCTCTCCGCAAAATCCTCAGGCGACGCCGTAGAAATCCAGACCGCGGCAGGCACCGTTCACGCGTCACAGTTCGTCGACTGCACCGGCGCCTGGTCCACCCAGACAGCCCCCAAAAAAGGACAGATGCTCGCCGTCGCGCTTCCTGCATCCCTGCCGCTCGCCACCGTCGTTCGCACGCCTGACATCTATATAGTTCCCCGAGCCGCTGGCCCCAAGCCGACACGAGCCATTATCGGAGCCACAGTAGAGGACGCCGGCTTCGACAAGACCGTCCACCCAGCCGACATCGCGCGTCTCAAAGCCCAGGCCACCAGCCTGCTGCCACAATTGGCCGATGCAACCCTCCTCGAAAGCTGGGCCGGACTACGTCCCGTAACGGCGGACCATCTGCCGCTGCTAGGCGCAACCCCCAGCCGTACCAATCACTTCATCGCTGCCGGACACTACCGCAACGGCATCCTGCTGGCCCCTGCAACCGCCCACGTCATGGCGCAGCTGCTCACTGGAGAAACCCCCGCCATCAGTCTTAGCCCTTATTCCCCCTCTCGCGTCTTATAAATTGAGAGGTCGAAAAGCATTAAACACGCGCCGAAAGCCGCACCATTTTGCCGATATTCGCGCAACTCGCCGTGACAACGCTTTCCGCGCTGCGCTATAAACGAAGTACCTGCTTTTACTGGAGAAACTGCTCATGCCCACTGTTGTTGCACCGAAAGGCCTGGAAGGCATCGTCGCCACCAGCTCATCTATCTGCTGGATCGACGGCGACGCCGGCGTCCTCTCCTACCGCGGCATCGACATCCATGAGCTTGCCCAGCGCTCCAACTTCGAAGAGACCACCTACCTGCTCTGGTTCGGCCGCTTGCCCAATCAGCAGGAACTGGCCGACTTCTCCGCGCAGCTCTCCGCCGCCCGCCAGCTCGACCCGAAGATCATCGACCTGCTCCGCAGCGTGCCCACCGCAGCCTCGCCCATGCAGGTCCTCCGCACGGCCGTCTCCATGCTCAGCATGTACGACGCCGACGAGGCCGACTGCAGTCACGACGCCAACGTCCGCAAGTCCTTCCGCCTGACCGCGCAGATCGCCATGATCGTCGCCATCTTCGACCGCATCCGCAAGGGCAAGCAAATCATCGAGGCCGACCACACGCTCTCCCACGCAGCCAACTTCCTCTGGATGCTCACCGGCGAAAAGCCCTCCGAGACCGCAACCCGCACCTTCGACATCGCGCTCATCCTGCACGCCGACCACGAGCTGAACGCCAGCACCTTCGCCGCGCGCGTCATCGCCGCCACCCTGGCTGATATCCACTCCGCCATCACCGGAGCCATCGGCGCGCTCAAGGGCCCGCTCCACGGCGGGGCCAACGAAGCCACCATGCGCCTGCTCTACGCCATCGACAAAGCCGGAGAAGACCCGGTCGAGCACGTGCGCAGGATGTTTGCCGAGAAGAAGAAGATCTCCGGCTTCGGCCACCGCGTCTACCATACCGAAGACCCGCGCGCCACGCACCTGCGCCGCATGTCCGAGGAGCTCAGCAAGACCTCCGGCAACATGAAGTGGTTCGAGATGTCGCGCAAGATCGAGAACTTCGTCAAGCAGGAGAAGAAGCTCAACGCCAACGTCGACTTCTACTCCGCCTCGACCTACACCCTGCTCGGCATCGACATCGACCTCTTCACCCCGATCTTCGCCGTCAGCCGCATCGCCGGCTGGGCCGCGCACGTCATCGAGCAGCACGACGACAACCGCCTCATCCGCCCGCGTGCGGAGTACGTCGGCCCTGCCTACCCTGCGCCATATGTCCCCCTGGCCAGCAGGTAAGCCGAGCTTCTTTCGAACACATCAGTTTCTGTTCAGAATCGGCATCGCCATCAAAAAGGGAGCGGCTTCCAGGCCGCTCCCTTTTGCATTTCTCTGATCAACAGTTTTTTTCATCTCCGGAAAGCGATTGATAGCGCTTGAAAACCTCGATTGCATAGAGGGCATCCTAGCGATTGAACCACCTAACTCAATCGCTCTCGCCAGTTGGGGCGAAAGACAAGTGATTGCCGTCCTATGGACAATCCATGTGGTTTGTACGTCAACCTGGAATCTGGGCTGTTGTAATCACCCGTCTTGTTGTTTCTTTGTTGTTTTATTTTTCGAGAGTGCAGAATGATTGAATACGAATCGCTTGCTGGAGTTCTCACTCCGCATGTAGATCGTCCGTGCGCAGAAGCTGCCTATCGGAATCTCCTGTTTTCGCTCGTTGACAGGGAAACCGCGTGGCTGGACTTGGGATGCGGACGCTTCCTCATTCGAGAATGGCTGCCCGACGCGCAAACAGCACAGATGCAATTCAGTCGTGTCTGCAAACGTATCGTCGGGATTGACCTCGAAGAGAAAGATTTAGAACTGAACCCGTACATCCACGAGGCGTGTGTTGGCAGCATTGAGCGGCTGCCCTTTCCAGACAGCTCCTTCAACCTGATCACTGCTCAAATGGTCATCGAACATCTCGCCAACCCATCCGAAGTAGTCGGGGAGTGTGCGCGAGTGTTGGCTCCAGGCGGAGCTTTTCTCGCTTTGACCCCCAACCTGAAGAATCTTCTGGTTGCTGCAGCAAGCGGCATCCCCAATGCCATCAAGCGAGCCTTCACATGGCGGGCTCAGTCTCGCGACCCCCATGACATCTTTCCGACGCACTATCGAATGAACACGTCCGCCACTCTCGAAAAAACGCTTGCCAACGCAGGCATGCAGGTCGAATTCATCGAATACATCAACGGCTCGCCCGACCTCGCCTTCGTCCCTGTTCTCAACAAGATCGAGCAACTGATCCGAGCCATGCAACCGGAGACCTTCCGCAGCGATCTCCTCGTCCTCGCAAGAAAGCCCTTCACCCACGCCTGATACCGTTTCCACGACCGCACCAGCCACAGCGGTAAAATGAAGCTGTGCGCAGGATTTACATGGACGCGAACGCCACCACGCCTCTCCTGCCAGAGGTATTCGAGGCCATGCGTCCCTTCTACATGGAGCACTACGGCAACGCCAGCTCCATCCACCAGCAGGGCCAGCAAGCCCGCGCCGCCGTCGACCAGGCCCGCGACTCCATCGCCCGCCTCCTGCGCTGCCGCGCCTCCGAAATTGTCTTCACCTCCGGCGGCACTGAGAGCGACAACCTCGCACTCTTCGGCACGCTCAAAACCACCAACGGCGAAAAATCACATCTCATTACCACCAGCATCGAGCATCACGCCGTCCTGCACGCCGCCGAGGCGCTCGAAAAACAGAACGTCGAAGTCACATTCCTGCCCTGCACCGCACAAGGCCTCATCGAGCCAGCCGCGCTCGCCGCAGCAATCCGCCCCAACACGCGCCTCGTCAGTGTGATGTTTGCCAACAATGAGACCGGCGTCATCCAGCCCATCGCCGAGTTGGCCGCCATCGCCCACCAGACCGGAGCGCTCTTCCACACCGACGCCGTCCAGGCTGCAGGCAAGCTGCCCATCGACCTCAGCCCGAAAGGGCCGCTCAAGGACGTGGACCTCGCCACCATCTCCGGCCACAAGATCCACGCGCCCAAGGGCATCGGCGCGCTCTTCGTGCGGCGCAGCGTGCGCCTCGCGCCCATGATGCACGGTGGCATGCACGAGCGCCAGCGTCGCGCCGGCACGGAAAACGTCGCCGGAATCGTCGGCCTCGGCAAAGCCGCCGAGCTCGCACTGCAGTGGCTCGCAACAGACGGTCCGGCAAAGCTGGCCCCACTACGCGACCGCCTCGAACAAGGCATCCTCGCTGAAGTTGAAGAAGCAGGCATCAACGGAGCAGGCGCACCGCGCGTCGCCAACACGGCCAACCTCTACTTCGACCACGTCGAAGCCGAAGCGCTCGTCATCGCGCTCGACCTCAAGGGCCTCTCGGTCAGCGGAGGCGCCGCCTGCCAGTCCGGCGCAACCGAGCCCTCACACGTCCTCACGGCAATGGGCCTCAGCCCGGCCCGCGCCCGCGCCAGCATCCGCTTCTCGCTCTCGAAACTGACAACGGACGATGAGGTAGACGAAGCACTCAAGCTCGTCCCGGCAGCCGTTGCCCGCCTGCGCGAGCTCTCACCCACGTACAAGGCGGCAATCGCGGCTACGCTATAAGCCTCACAGATACCAGGGAATATTCACCACCACAATCCTCTGGTTGCCCCTGAGCAGCAGCAGCAGCTTCAGCAACTGCACGCGCTGATTGTGCAGCGCATTCTCCCACCAGTGCCGCACCACCAGCTCCGGCAGCAGCACAGCGATCTTGCGGCCAGGATTCTCTTTCTCCAACTCAAGGATGTAATCCATCAGCGGATGGATCACAAACCTGTACTGTGACCGGATCACCTTCAGCTCCGGCTCCTTCAAATGCGCCGCCCGTATCGGCGCAAGCACATGGTCTTCCCAAACCTCATCCAGGTGTCCATCCTCATCATCGGTATGGACGTGCACCACCTTGATCTGCTTTGAGAGCAACAGCCCAAACCGCATCGCCTTCTCCGTAATGCGGTCCCACCTCGCCATCGGAATCACCACAATCGGTTCTTCCAGGTTCACCAGGTTCAGCGGAGTAATCTCTTTCATCTCACGCTTCACGCGCGTGTAGTGGTGCTTCACCGCCATCATGATCAGAATCATCGTTGGGATCAGCAGCACCGTAACCCACGCGCCATCATGAAACTTCGCGGTAGCCACCACAAGCGTCGTAATGCCTGTGGCAACCGCACCAATACCATTGACGAACATGTGCCACCAATGCCGCCGGATGCCACCCTCTTCCTTCTTCCAGTGCATCACCATGCCGGCCTGAGAAAGCGTGAACGCCAGAAACGCGCCAATGGCATACAGCGGAATCAGCCGGTCGGTGATGCCTCCAAACAGGATCAGAATCACCGCCGTGAATCCAGTCAGGGCATAGACACCGTGCGAGTAGAGCAACCGCCGTCCACGCAGGATGAACACATGCGGTAGAAAATCATGCTGAGCAATCGCGCGTGTCAGTCGCGGAAAATCGGCAAAGGCCGTATTCGCGCTCAAAGACAGCGCAGCCAGCACCGAAGCGCTCGTCAGGTAGTAGAACCACCCACGTCCAAACACCGCCGCCGTCAAAATACTCACGACGCTCTGATAGTGCTCCGCATTGGGGTCCATCGCCGTAATGCCGTACGCGCGCGAAAGCCACGCAATCCCGAACAGCAACACCATCAGGATGCCGATAATGATCGTCAGTGCGGTCTGCGCTCTCCTGGTACGGTTCGGCTCGCGAAACGCCATCACTCCGTTCGAGACCGCCTCGACGCCAGTCATCGCCGCGCACCCACTCGAGAATGTCTTCAAGAGCAACCACAAGGTCAGATACTTCACCGTCGTCGGAACGGCAGGAGGAAGCGATGTCACCGCCACCGGGTGTCCGCCAGAATGGAGGGTCTTGAAGACGCCTACTCCAATCACCGTCAGCAATGTGGCCACAAACAAAAAGGTCGGCACGATGAATGCCGCCCCTGTATCTTTCACACCCCTCAAATTCACGATCACTAAGATCGTAAGGATGACTAAACAGATAAGTAATGTGTGCGGCAACAAACTCGGTATCGCGCCCGTGAGCGCCTCGACACCTGCTGAAATACCTACCGCCGCCGTCAGAATGTAGTCGATCATCAGCGCCGCTGCGGCCAGTAGTCCCGGAAACGTCCCCAGGTTCTCCGTCGCCACCGTGTACGAACCGCCGCCATGCGGATACGCCGCAATCGTCTGCCGATAGCTGAAAAACACAATCGCCAACAGAATCAGGATCGCCGTAATGACCGGAACGATGTGTTGCAGTCCCGCGACGCCCAACGGAATCAGCAGCGTCATCGCCGCTTCCGGGCCGTATGCAGCGCTGGTCAGTGCATCAAGTCCGAAGATGGGGATGCCGGCAGCAACACCAATCTGCTCAGCCCGCTCTTCACTTGTCGCGAGGGGTTTTCCTAGAATCGAATCTGTCAGGGACATGCTTCATAGATATTACTGCCTTTGTCAACCGGCTCCTTACTTTTCTTAGGGTTTCGTTCTTTCTGCGCCCTATAATTAAGCAAACGAAATCCATCCAACAGGACCGTATGCCTACCTCCATCTACGACATCCCCGTCCATCGCATCACCGGCGAAGCCACCACACTTGAACCCTTCCGTGGCAAGGCCATGTTCATCGTCAACGTCGCCAGTCAGTGCGGACTCACGCCGCAGTACGACGCTCTTGAAAAGCTCTACACCCGCTTCAAAGACTCCGGCCTAGCCGTCCTCGGCTTTCCCGCCAACGACTTCGGCTCGCAGGAGCCTGGCTCAAACGAAGAGATCAGTTCATTCTGCCGCACCAACTACAGCGTCGACTTCCCCATGTT
Protein-coding sequences here:
- a CDS encoding APC family permease yields the protein MSLTDSILGKPLATSEERAEQIGVAAGIPIFGLDALTSAAYGPEAAMTLLIPLGVAGLQHIVPVITAILILLAIVFFSYRQTIAAYPHGGGSYTVATENLGTFPGLLAAAALMIDYILTAAVGISAGVEALTGAIPSLLPHTLLICLVILTILVIVNLRGVKDTGAAFIVPTFLFVATLLTVIGVGVFKTLHSGGHPVAVTSLPPAVPTTVKYLTLWLLLKTFSSGCAAMTGVEAVSNGVMAFREPNRTRRAQTALTIIIGILMVLLFGIAWLSRAYGITAMDPNAEHYQSVVSILTAAVFGRGWFYYLTSASVLAALSLSANTAFADFPRLTRAIAQHDFLPHVFILRGRRLLYSHGVYALTGFTAVILILFGGITDRLIPLYAIGAFLAFTLSQAGMVMHWKKEEGGIRRHWWHMFVNGIGAVATGITTLVVATAKFHDGAWVTVLLIPTMILIMMAVKHHYTRVKREMKEITPLNLVNLEEPIVVIPMARWDRITEKAMRFGLLLSKQIKVVHVHTDDEDGHLDEVWEDHVLAPIRAAHLKEPELKVIRSQYRFVIHPLMDYILELEKENPGRKIAVLLPELVVRHWWENALHNQRVQLLKLLLLLRGNQRIVVVNIPWYL
- a CDS encoding cysteine desulfurase family protein; translated protein: MDANATTPLLPEVFEAMRPFYMEHYGNASSIHQQGQQARAAVDQARDSIARLLRCRASEIVFTSGGTESDNLALFGTLKTTNGEKSHLITTSIEHHAVLHAAEALEKQNVEVTFLPCTAQGLIEPAALAAAIRPNTRLVSVMFANNETGVIQPIAELAAIAHQTGALFHTDAVQAAGKLPIDLSPKGPLKDVDLATISGHKIHAPKGIGALFVRRSVRLAPMMHGGMHERQRRAGTENVAGIVGLGKAAELALQWLATDGPAKLAPLRDRLEQGILAEVEEAGINGAGAPRVANTANLYFDHVEAEALVIALDLKGLSVSGGAACQSGATEPSHVLTAMGLSPARARASIRFSLSKLTTDDEVDEALKLVPAAVARLRELSPTYKAAIAATL
- a CDS encoding NAD(P)/FAD-dependent oxidoreductase, whose translation is MQHSDICIAGAGIIGLSLALELHHRGARITVLEQAMPLGEASTAAAGMLAAADPDNPPALRPLSDLSISLYPSYLTRLRDLSGLEVPLHTSRALQALPEHMAETSAVLSADALRQILPQLTPGNRRFVLLDEHSLDPRQLATALLAAVRATTIELRTQTKFLSAKSSGDAVEIQTAAGTVHASQFVDCTGAWSTQTAPKKGQMLAVALPASLPLATVVRTPDIYIVPRAAGPKPTRAIIGATVEDAGFDKTVHPADIARLKAQATSLLPQLADATLLESWAGLRPVTADHLPLLGATPSRTNHFIAAGHYRNGILLAPATAHVMAQLLTGETPAISLSPYSPSRVL
- a CDS encoding citrate synthase — encoded protein: MPTVVAPKGLEGIVATSSSICWIDGDAGVLSYRGIDIHELAQRSNFEETTYLLWFGRLPNQQELADFSAQLSAARQLDPKIIDLLRSVPTAASPMQVLRTAVSMLSMYDADEADCSHDANVRKSFRLTAQIAMIVAIFDRIRKGKQIIEADHTLSHAANFLWMLTGEKPSETATRTFDIALILHADHELNASTFAARVIAATLADIHSAITGAIGALKGPLHGGANEATMRLLYAIDKAGEDPVEHVRRMFAEKKKISGFGHRVYHTEDPRATHLRRMSEELSKTSGNMKWFEMSRKIENFVKQEKKLNANVDFYSASTYTLLGIDIDLFTPIFAVSRIAGWAAHVIEQHDDNRLIRPRAEYVGPAYPAPYVPLASR
- a CDS encoding class I SAM-dependent methyltransferase, with the translated sequence MIEYESLAGVLTPHVDRPCAEAAYRNLLFSLVDRETAWLDLGCGRFLIREWLPDAQTAQMQFSRVCKRIVGIDLEEKDLELNPYIHEACVGSIERLPFPDSSFNLITAQMVIEHLANPSEVVGECARVLAPGGAFLALTPNLKNLLVAAASGIPNAIKRAFTWRAQSRDPHDIFPTHYRMNTSATLEKTLANAGMQVEFIEYINGSPDLAFVPVLNKIEQLIRAMQPETFRSDLLVLARKPFTHA